A segment of the Aythya fuligula isolate bAytFul2 chromosome 10, bAytFul2.pri, whole genome shotgun sequence genome:
CActtaaaagtttctttttatctgACAGTGTATCTATTTTATTCCCTGGCATACAACAGAAATGCTATTAAGACAGAGTAGAAAAACAAACGTCACAGCATTTCAGGTGAGAAGCAGCTCAATAAAACCACCTACCAAGCTACATGAGCAGATCAAATATCAAAAATTATAGTTGTATACCTGCCTAGCACAAACAATTCCCTTTATCGTCATGGCATGGTGGAATTCACGTTTTGGAACCTTACTCATTAATTTTCAAACTAACTTAATAGAGGAAAATAGACCATTTGTAACTTATCTAGGAAGACTTACCTGCAGGCTTGTCAAGAAAATATGCAAGCAAACAGCGCATGACAGCTTGGTGACATATGACAAGCacattttcctgcctttcaaGTTCCATAATTACTGGCTCTAGTCTCTGAACAAGATCTTCATAGGACTGGGGATGGAGaagcaagggaagaaaaaaaccatAGCATATTAAAAAGGGAACACTTAACaggtatatgtatatacattggaacttaattttacattagccattttttaaatgttatattaGGATGCTGGCAACTATTGCAGTAATAattttcctgaaattaaaaaccaCCATTTAGATCTTTCATATATCAAAGAGTACACatataactaaaaaaaatatatgcccTTCATGGAAGGGCTTTATTAAATTAGTCACTATGTTCgtgaatttccaaaaaaaatccctagaATTTAATTCAGAACATCTGCAAATGTACAGGTTAAGTCTTGCACAATATTTTCCATACCTCATCTTCAAAAGCATCTCTCTTCCAAGCACAAATCTGGGAAGCCCAGCCTACAGCCATCACACAAACAGTTCACAAAGCCTAACTTGTTCAGGCTGccctttgaaaacaaaccatGGGCTAGACAAACTGGTATGGCAATGGCAGCCACCGTCTCTTCAAGTCacaaagcaggaggcaggatCACTCTCACACCACGTCCCGAATAGCACACGCACAGcaaatctgctgctgcaggtcaACACCAAGGTTTCTATACGTGTGCACTCAAGTTAATCTTCACATGCACAGCAAACAATATTTCCAGGATGCGTCACGCATTACACGCAGGGAGCACAACACGTCGCTGgggcccagcagagcaggaaatgATGGCAGCAGAAGGCCTTCCCCTCATCCCAGACAGGCGTGGGGCCTGCTGATCCAGCCCTTGTCATGGGAGCCACCGGTACCCACTGCACGGAAGCTGCTCGTGACAACCACCAAGATCAACCAGACCACTTGAGGCAACACAGTGCTGCAAGATGCCACCATCCCAGAGGCgacttcatttcaaaaaaaagaaacacttcttCCAATGGATTAGGAGAACTTTGCAGCTGAATGATTGCCTCATTAGTAAAACAGGGGTCACACCTGCAAGCACATGCTCACATGCTGCCCTCATCACCCTGATTACTCTTGACTGCTAGGGAAAGATCTCACAGCTCTGGTTCCACATTACCAAGGGTGCAACACGAACGACAGAACAGCTGCTCCAATTACTctcctgccccgctgccctgAATCCTAAGCCTTTAGCACCCACACCCAGGCCATGTGGCATCTGGTAATTGCTCCACTGGAATGGCTTTGCTTTAGAAAAGCTGCCAGCAAGTTACTTTCCCAGAGGCAAGGAGTTTATTAAAGCGAAAGACCAATATGACTATGGatttctgtagcttttcagCCTTAACTGCTTGTAGAGCAACTATCATCTATAACAACAATGAATTGGAAAAGGTAATCTAAAGGTAATCTTGATAGTTTGCATGTGCAATATGCTGAAACTTTGCAATTAGTTTTCCTGCAGTATCACTGCAGGACCAGCACCAAAACGATGCTCACAAGACCAAATACCtcaactgtttttttaaatcttttttttttttttctttcaagcccTGAATCAGACTAAATGGTTTCAAGCTCCGTCCTTACAAATCTCTGTGTGCCTTCCCCTGGAGACAGAGACAACCttttaattaactttaaaaCATTGCTCTTTCCTAAAACCAGCATGCCTGCACTCAAGAAGACAAGGAATTCAGTCAccttgggagaaaaaatagCATACCTCTCCTTTAGGGTATCTGTATCTATATTTGTCTTGGTCTCTCAGTGCAAACTCAAGTGGgtaattttcctgtatttcttcatATGTCATTTCTTCACACACGCCCTACAggtaatacaaataattaaaatatgcaCATTTCCAACAATGCAGAAAGCAGATATTACTCTGATAGTAAGATCATATGTAAATGTCATTTGacaattgttttcatttaatctgGCACTTAGAACATCTTCATGCATGACAAATACAACACCTGGCTGGACCCAGACACCGTTACAATGAATTTCTAAATCACTCTATGAGTAAAGCAACATATATTGGCAAGCAAGGTCACTATGTGAGCAAGGTTCCATTTTATCTGTTACAGCTCCTTTGTATCTTACAGATGCAGCTGGAAAGTGCCAACCaccagtttggttttgtttgtttgttttgtctttctttccaaTCCCCCCCCTACCAAAAATTTCTTAGCACTGTTTATTCTACTAGGGAATGTTTTACCAGGAAAGTCaaaccaaaattaaattaattattacatgtttataaaatatttaaacaggaaTTAGTTTTTCTAGCGTCTTGGAAACACTGCTTAAATGAATTTCTATCCCATAAAAGGTATGCTATTATAAAGTGACACATTTCCTTCATCCCtagcacagaaagaaacattttagaCGTTTACAAAAGATGGACTTACTGCATCTATCTCATTCAAAACCTTCCACTGTTCATAAGGCACTCCCAAAGCTTCAGCAGTCTGAATTGTCCTTTTCATCTGACTGGTCCAAACTTTCAGATCCTTGATATTTTGCTCATTAATAAACTGTGCCAAGCTCTTggcaaactgaaataaaaaccatGAGACACTGGATGAGGGCTCAGAAACAGGACACTACATTCAGTTTGGAATCTGCAGGCTCTAGCCTCTGTAAGCTCATTATAACTTTTCTACACGATCTGTCAagtttttcctaaaaaaaataatttaaaaaaaaaaaaaaatacatgttctgTTAAGCCAAGAGGaacaggggagggaaggaaaggagtaCAAGGAAGACACAAGTGTTCGGCCATTCTTATCTTTATCTCCAGGAATTTTCCCTTCACCTTTAAATTGTGAATTTTCCCTATTATCAAACAAGTTAggaatttacaaaaatataattcaagTTATGGCCTCCTTGACAACTTCTTTGTGATCTAGgataaaaaggaatttaaatcaATGACAAACAGAAGAGCTGATACCAAATCACAGCAAAAAGCGTGTCCATCCATGTACACAGCTAATAAAATCTTTAACCTGTTAAGAGGAAAAGGGTGTAGAGGCAGAAAGTTGTAATTACACAGCACAGGCTGTACACACATGCAGAGATACAATCTAAACCCAGAGGCATGCTTTTTCTGGAGGTACTTACTTCTTTACCCCTGACAGACAGTCCAGGATCTCCTCCTATTCTCCCTTTCAGATTGAGTTCACTTTCTCCATGTCGACAGAGGTAGATTGACCGAGGAGTCACATGGATATTCATGAGGTAGTAGACAATCCTGCTCTGGATGTGATCCATCACTCTGTTCACAAGGTAACTCCTTCCAACATCCataattttaatataagaaAGATCCCTTTCATAAgcaaacaacaatgaaaaatgaagattcCATATAGTTCCTATTAGCAAATAATCACAATCTTCCCACGCCCTCTCTCACtataaaacacagagaaaacaagccAAAGCAATAAACAAACCCTCCATTACCCATGGAATATGTAGTAGTCCTAAGGGATAATCCTCAAATGGTGACAGGAACATCGCAGTACCCTGGAAGCACAAGATTAATTCTATTCCTCTTCCACATGTGAGCTCCTCAcaaaattccttttttgttcCCCTCACTTGCAGTCTGTGTCTCAAATCTAGATCCTGTTCTTGGGAAACCATCCCTCTACTGACAGGCAAATTCAGTGTAGGCactcaacagcagcagcttcaaaaAGATTTCCAGCTGTTTTATGATActcaatatttttctccaggTTACAAACGCTTTTTCCCACAGCAACTATTTGCCTGATTGCACCCAAGTTCATAAAGTCATGGTCTCTGGGAACCCTTCCAGAAAACCTGAAGCATCAGAAGGACTAGGCACTAGCCTGAAGCAGGACATTTTCTCAACCACTCTAACAACCGTTTATTAACAGTACCGCAATTTACCCCACTACTTTCTCTCAGCATCAGAGAGGTtataatttcaattttctttccttatccTTTCTCATCTAAGCTACAATTTCAGAGTAGCATCTAATTTAAAGGAGGACAAAAGTCAAATAAGCTGAAAATAACCACCACTGTTTTCTGGAGATGCATGAGACATTACACTATAATAACACAagaatatttgtaataaaaccAAATGGAGGTGTGAGAAACAAGCATCATCATCTCATCTTTGACTGTATTCTTTGGAGTTAATCATTACTGTTTCACACAGGCATAACAGTTAGGTCCATCACAGACATTTCATGCATGAACTGGTCTAAATGAACCAGCTTCACATTGCTTACAGtcaattacattaaaatgtagcTCAGCCTTCCTATAGCACTGGTCCTTAAACAAACCAGGAGCCCCTTGTATGACTGCAGCTCAAAATGAAATCCTGGACTGTACCAACAGAAACAGGGTTCATCCTCACATGATTTGACCCTAACTTACTTTATAACGTTGaaagttaatgaaaaacaattgaATGCTTTGGCAGGAGGGCAGATAATCTAGATATGAAACTTTCTCACAACCCTGCATGTACAGCATTATTTACAAGGGTAAATGAATACATTTAGGAATCACATTTAAGAACAATGTGTTCCAAATTCATCCAAGCCATGTCAACAAATTAAGTTATGCTTACAAATCACCCAGGCCCCTgctacacattaaaaatatatatttatttttttttttaaaaaaaaagcaacaactgaCCAGTACATCTCATCTGGAATCATTTAGAAATGGTGGTTTTATCccagaaaaatcaaagcattcTCCAAGTAGGAAAATCAGGAAGAACATTGTCCCAGAATAAACTCATAAGCCAATTTTCCCTCAAGCAAACAAGCTTTCAGGCTACACCTCCAGAGTCAACTGTCTCTCATTTACCAGTGGAAAAAGATGTCAGGACATGAAAACCATGACTAGAAAGCCCCCATCCCTAATATGGGATCCTCCAACCTTTAATGAGATGTCTTATTATAACCCAGTTGTGATCACTGTAATACTGAATCTCTTACTTGTCAAGAGTTTCATCTAACGTCTCATATGAGTTCTTGTAGCATTCTATCCTTTTCATGAAATCTTCAGTTGCTTCATCGTTACTACAATCAACGTAGTCTGGACTACCCAGCTTCACttgctgtttaaaacaaaaacaggagagTAGTACATaagtttatttccctttttaatagAAGTTTAAGTAAATGAGGGCAGGGGCAGAACACAACacaaaaacttatttattttgttaattagaACATATGTAGAGCAAGAAGATTTGTTATTCACGGAATTTAACTTCTGGGATAAATAcagataggaaaataaatgaaaagtatcGCACTAAGGGGAGCTAACAGTTTTTGCTACTGGAAGTTCTTACAATTGTACTTGTATACATACTGAGGTACTTTAAACCTTTTGACTTAGAGCAGTTAAAGCAAACTTTCCTGTACTCACCACAATGTTTGCAGCAATGACCTCTGGATCTACACAAACTGACTCcacaaaaaaagtcttcagCCCGAACAGGAAGTCACATgtacagaaagaaggaagaaaagaagataaattgGATGGAGACCAACATGGACAAGCAGCAGGCTGACCACTTCTATGCTCTTTTCTAATAGCGCTTGCTTTGGACTTTCCTCCATTGACTCAGAAGGTCTGCTTCTCCAGGCCCTTTCAGCAGAAATGGATGGCTTACAGTTCCCTGAAGCGTCATGCTTTACACCCTTTGCCCCATCAATGCTTGTAAGTGGAAACATTTTGGAGTGAGAATAATTTAGGATTGAAGACGGAGAAATAAATGGAGAGGATGTAAGTTCAGCCATACAAACGGTAACTGacacttctgaaataataaagtgGGAACCTTTCAATTAATGGAGTAGTCTCACTCAAGAGGTTTCTGCTTGGCTGTCTCAAAGGTTTGTGGAGATGCAAGGTTACTAATAATCTTCCATTTGCTGTAAACAGCTAAATGCAAAACAATCCTGGACAGAAGGCAGAAAGACACAGGAAGTCTTTGGTTTGCATGGAATTAACGCAGATTTCCCTACatgtttctgcaggaaaaaccTGGCCAACACTAAGAACCACAGCTTTAATAGCTCTTGCTAACAGTGTGCTAATAATTACACCTCCAGAACAATGCAAGTGAAGCCCTAGCATGAAAGAGATTAGCTCCGAAGAGTACAcattaaaagacaagaaaaatgaacatgGGGCAACTTTTCATCACAAGCAATGCTTGAGGACACAAAACACCACACTGACTGTACATCTAGCAGTGATGTGCCTAATGCTAGTGCACGTCTAAACTCAGACTACAGACAGGGCGATGGGGCAAAACTACCACCGCCATGCTTGTCCAGACATTAACTAagaacatttctgctttttgacTCACCTTATAcccattttcttctccaaatttGTAAATAGTTTCTCTACGTTCTCGAGTTGTATTTGTAGCATCAAAGAcctaaaaataattacagagaaAGAGCAAGGGAAGAATTAGAAAAGCATCATAGCCTGTGAAAAATGGTCAgtgacaacaaaaacaagagttCAAAATCCCTCAATGTGAAGgaatgcaacaaaaataattcccttcccttcattcTGCTACCTTTTATTAAGTCAAGACACTGCtattcccagaaaaaaaaaaaaaaaagacgtaattatgaaaataaatttattttatctgacTCAAGGCCATGCTCTTCTTACATATCTCAGTCTGAACACAGATGATCACAAATGGAGGCTACATTACATTTCTATAGCAGCTTCTCTTGGTGatacacagaaagaaatctttGAATTTTCACAGTCCCTTGTCAGAGATTAATGCTGTGGCTCTTAAAAGGTGCCTCAGTTCAACAGCTTAATGGCTTGAAAACAAGCCAAAGAATACATAAAAAAGATGGTGAAATCAATGATACTGAAAATACAAGTGTAAAACTATGCAGAAGACCTGCAAGACTAGCAAATCCTGTCTGTGAATTataaggaaaaatgcagaggcttttctgagaaaatatgtTTAGCATTGAACATACCAGCATTTTACCACAGTATAAAGTTTACCTCATAGGCACAACAGAACTTGTAATTGTAGCTAATGGTTTTCCCTGTTAGTTCATAAAAACACCAGAGTTGTGTCAGTAcagtctttaaaaaagcaatgttATATATTTCAGGTGAATGTACAACATACACAACAGTGTAGTTTGTTGAAATTCTTATATTTTGCATCCTGTTAAATACTCAGATATACCATAATTTAAACTGAGTCTTTTTTGCTCTCTTCAGAGATTTCTTCAGTGTCAATAACAAAACTACCTAGCAATACTGAAGATGCTTTTTGTTCAATAAGTCATTACCATTCACTCGAAACACTAAACtatcaaataaaaacaagtgcaaaaaaaaaaaaaaaaaaaaaaaaaaaaaaaaaaacaaacaacaaacacaaaaaaacagatgtacAGATGTGTTTAACAGAACATTACATAGAGTAGAGAAGGTAGACAATTTTATTAGTGTCATCCTATCCCCAGTTAACACCTCAAATCAAAGGTGATTGCCCAGTATAATCCTCACCCTAAACTTCAGTGCTTCTTTCATTGCAGCAACAAGGCTGATCTAATTTacaagagaagaagaaaatctgataTACTGAAGAAATACTGGAATAACTCAGATTGCATATTACCCAGCCGAGAGACACTGTTTTGTAGAGAAAGATCTCAAGAATTTGTCTTCATCAAGAAACTTACAGCCACGTGCCCGTTTTCTTCACTGAGGTACTGTCGGACGTCATTCAGCGCTGCTAAGGCACACTGtcttaagaatgaaaaaaaaagacaattcaaATGCTAGTAGAAGTCATCTTATCACTCATGCCTTGAGATCAAAGTGCCCTGGAAATATTACATCAACTCCCTCAAAAACACATATTGCCAATCAGTCCCTCtttgaaacaggagaaaacCGACAAAGGTGAACAAAGCCCTAGTAAGGAAATATGGTGATGGCTATCTGCCTAAAAGAGCAGTCCCATGCTCCTCTGGGCAACCAATACAGCTAGACATCAACACAGAATAGCCAACAGCTACTCACAGATAGTTGCTTCCTAGTTTGAttctcaaagagaaaagaaaaaaaaattaacttcagCCTTTCATCTTGTTTCAACATTCATTTCA
Coding sequences within it:
- the PFKFB4 gene encoding 6-phosphofructo-2-kinase/fructose-2,6-bisphosphatase 4 isoform X3 encodes the protein MQVCMTNCPTLIVMVGLPARGKTYISKKLTRYLNWIGVPTKEFNVGQYRRDLVKKYKSFEFFLPDNEEGLKIRKQCALAALNDVRQYLSEENGHVAVFDATNTTRERRETIYKFGEENGYKTFFVESVCVDPEVIAANIVQVKLGSPDYVDCSNDEATEDFMKRIECYKNSYETLDETLDKDLSYIKIMDVGRSYLVNRVMDHIQSRIVYYLMNIHVTPRSIYLCRHGESELNLKGRIGGDPGLSVRGKEFAKSLAQFINEQNIKDLKVWTSQMKRTIQTAEALGVPYEQWKVLNEIDAGVCEEMTYEEIQENYPLEFALRDQDKYRYRYPKGESYEDLVQRLEPVIMELERQENVLVICHQAVMRCLLAYFLDKPAEQLPYLKCPLHTVLKLTPVAYGCKVESIFLNVEAVNTHRDKPENVGVDRSREEALRTVPNHL
- the PFKFB4 gene encoding 6-phosphofructo-2-kinase/fructose-2,6-bisphosphatase 4 isoform X2 produces the protein MWGPHRPQGRHRRVCMTNCPTLIVMVGLPARGKTYISKKLTRYLNWIGVPTKEFNVGQYRRDLVKKYKSFEFFLPDNEEGLKIRKQCALAALNDVRQYLSEENGHVAVFDATNTTRERRETIYKFGEENGYKTFFVESVCVDPEVIAANIVQVKLGSPDYVDCSNDEATEDFMKRIECYKNSYETLDETLDKDLSYIKIMDVGRSYLVNRVMDHIQSRIVYYLMNIHVTPRSIYLCRHGESELNLKGRIGGDPGLSVRGKEFAKSLAQFINEQNIKDLKVWTSQMKRTIQTAEALGVPYEQWKVLNEIDAGVCEEMTYEEIQENYPLEFALRDQDKYRYRYPKGESYEDLVQRLEPVIMELERQENVLVICHQAVMRCLLAYFLDKPAEQLPYLKCPLHTVLKLTPVAYGCKVESIFLNVEAVNTHRDKPENVGVDRSREEALRTVPNHL
- the PFKFB4 gene encoding 6-phosphofructo-2-kinase/fructose-2,6-bisphosphatase 4 isoform X4; this encodes MAAAAASPSRELTQNPLQKTWEPYDNGLPAGHSAQRGVCMTNCPTLIVMVGLPARGKTYISKKLTRYLNWIGVPTKEFNVGQYRRDLVKKYKSFEFFLPDNEEGLKIRKQCALAALNDVRQYLSEENGHVAVFDATNTTRERRETIYKFGEENGYKTFFVESVCVDPEVIAANIVQVKLGSPDYVDCSNDEATEDFMKRIECYKNSYETLDETLDKDLSYIKIMDVGRSYLVNRVMDHIQSRIVYYLMNIHVTPRSIYLCRHGESELNLKGRIGGDPGLSVRGKEFAKSLAQFINEQNIKDLKVWTSQMKRTIQTAEALGVPYEQWKVLNEIDAGVCEEMTYEEIQENYPLEFALRDQDKYRYRYPKGESYEDLVQRLEPVIMELERQENVLVICHQAVMRCLLAYFLDKPAEQLPYLKCPLHTVLKLTPVAYGCKVESIFLNVEAVNTHRDKPENVDISRPPEEALVTVPAHQ
- the PFKFB4 gene encoding 6-phosphofructo-2-kinase/fructose-2,6-bisphosphatase 4 isoform X1: MAAAAASPSRELTQNPLQKTWEPYDNGLPAGHSAQRGVCMTNCPTLIVMVGLPARGKTYISKKLTRYLNWIGVPTKEFNVGQYRRDLVKKYKSFEFFLPDNEEGLKIRKQCALAALNDVRQYLSEENGHVAVFDATNTTRERRETIYKFGEENGYKTFFVESVCVDPEVIAANIVQVKLGSPDYVDCSNDEATEDFMKRIECYKNSYETLDETLDKDLSYIKIMDVGRSYLVNRVMDHIQSRIVYYLMNIHVTPRSIYLCRHGESELNLKGRIGGDPGLSVRGKEFAKSLAQFINEQNIKDLKVWTSQMKRTIQTAEALGVPYEQWKVLNEIDAGVCEEMTYEEIQENYPLEFALRDQDKYRYRYPKGESYEDLVQRLEPVIMELERQENVLVICHQAVMRCLLAYFLDKPAEQLPYLKCPLHTVLKLTPVAYGCKVESIFLNVEAVNTHRDKPENVGVDRSREEALRTVPNHL